The sequence GGTCCGACGGCGAGGGACCCATCCGCTGTCGATTCGAGGCCCTGGTAACTGGCGACGTCCTCGCCCCGCGGCTGGTTCGACACGGTGCCAGCCCACGCTCGATCGAGGCTGACGGCACCGAAACCCTCGTGACCGCGGAGCTCCCGGCTGGAACGGACGTCCGCGAGTTCGTCCAGTTACTTACGGATCACTACGGCGAGACCAGTCTCGAGCGCCGCCAGTACGTCGACCGCTCGAGTCACACCCGTCGGGAGCTTGTGACCTCGCTGTTCGACTCGCTGACCGATCGCCAGCTCGAGGTGCTCAGGACGGCCTACTACGCCGGCTACTTCGAGTGGCCACGTGAGAGCACCGGCGAGGACGTCGCCGAGATGCTGTCGGTCTCCCAGCCGACGATCAACCGCCACCTCCGGATCGCCCAGCAACGGCTGTTCGAGCAGTTGCTGGAGCCGGGGCACGTCGCCGACGTGGGTGCCTGATCGTCTCGGCTGGCGGTCCAACGCCGTTCGTCACCTTCAATCTCGCCCTCGTCCACACCACCACCTGCACCCTCACGCCACGCGCCGGTCGAGACGGAGAACAACCCAAAAGACCCCGGCCACCGAACCCCGACCATGGACACCCCTCAGCGGTCCTCGAGTTCCACCCCCACCGGCGGACCGATCACGGCCGTGCTCGTCGCGATCGGGCTCTCGGCGTTCGGCATCGCCGCCACGCAGGTGACCACAGCCCCCGCATTCCTCCTCGAGCCGGGGCTCGCTACCGCGCCGGGTGAGGCACCGGTCTCCGTCCGGACACTCTTTTTCGTCCTGAACTTCCTCGGGTTCGTCCTCGCGGGAGCGATCTACCTCGCGGTGACCAACCGTGGCTGGGATTACGTCGACCTCCGCGTTCCGACGGTGAGAGACTGGCTGTACGTCGTCGGCGGCATCGGCGTGAGCATCCTCTTTTACGTCGTCGTGGCCCTCCTGCTCACAGTGATCGATCTGCCGGCCTCGGAGAACCAGGTCGTCGAGTTCATCGGCGGCGACCCGGAGATGGTCCTGATCATGATCGCGATCGTCTTCTTCGTCAACGCACCCGCCGAGGAGTTTCTCTTCAGGAACGTCGTCCAGAAGCGCCTCTACGACGCCTTCTCCCGGATGCAGGCCGTCGTCGGGGCGAGCCTCATCTTCGCGCTGGTCCACCTTCCCGTCTACGTCATCAACGCCGACTCGGCGCTCGCGACGGCCGTCTCTCTTACAGTCGTCTTCGGTGGGTCGCTCATCTTCGGCTACCTCTACGCGAAGACCGACAACCTCGTCGCCCCGACGGCCGCACACGCGGCGTTCAACGCCGTCCAGTTCGCGCTGCTGTACCTCGGCATGGTGTTGGATCTCGAGTCCGTAGAGTCGACCCCGACGGGACTGCTGGCCGCCGTCGGTCCGGTGGTCGGCTGGTAATCGCTCGCCAGTACGAGTGGGGACCTCGGGTACTGTCACCCCGCCTGCGTCCGGCACTTTATTAGGATCCGCACGGGAGAGAGGGGTATGTCTCAGGCGAAGGGCGACCGCCGCGAACGCGAACTCGTCAACGCACTCGACGAGGCCGGCTTCGCGGTGATGCGCGCCCCCGCGAGCGGCTCTGCGACCGAACGCGAACTCCCCGACGTGCTCGCCGGCAACGGCGAGGATTTCTACGCGATCGAGGCGAAATCCAGTTCCGGCAAGCCGATCTATCTCACCGGCGAGGAGGTCGAGGCCCTGATCTACTTCGCCCGCAACTTCGGTGCAAAGCCCCGCATCGGTGTCCGCTTCGACCGCGAAGACTGGTACTTCTTCCACCCCGGCGACCTCCACGTCACCGACGGCGGCAACTACCGCGTGAAAAAAGAGACCGCCCTCGCCGACGGCACCGACTTCCCAGAGTTCGTCGGCGACAGCGTAAAAGTGACCCTCGCTGAAGTCGGCCAGAAACAGTCGGGGCCCGACGATGAGATCCTGCGAATCCTGAACGCCGTCAAACAGGACGTAATGGACGTCGAGGAAGCGGCCGAGATGCTCGAGTAGCGCCGCACTCTGTCGACCCGACCGGCGCGTCGTCACAGGCGGTCGCTCGAATTTCGTGTCGCTTTGCATATTGTTTTTCTCCGCCAACAGCCGCTCGAGTCAGTCTACTGGCCAAAATCGTCATATGTCCACCCTGCCAGAAACTTCGCGTACAAGGTATTCAGTTCATTATGACGTTCTCTCTACCGGATCAGTCCTTTCTCTGGACAGTCGCTGTCGCGCTGGTGCTGGCCCTCTCGCTGCTGGCACCGCTCGGTGCGGGGCTGGCCGGTGCCAGCGTGGCACCCGGCACGGTCCTCTCCGGCGACGGGTCGGACTCGACGGAGAGCGTCCCCACCCAGTCACCGGCCGACGTCGACATCGATCCCGCGCTCGAGGACGCAGCCGATCGGTCGGGTCTGGGGACCCAGACGGCCGCCGACGAGCCACTCGAGGTCGTCGTCCGCATGGACGCAGAACGCTCCGCGGTGGCATCGCCGCAGGCCGATACCTCACCCGACGGGCTCAAAGTGGAGGCGAGGGAAACCCAGCAGGCGCTCGAGGCCTTCGCAGAGGCTCACGATGGCGTCGAGATCAAAACCCAGTTCTGGATCGCGAATGCCGTCGTCCTCGAGATCGATCCCGACGACGTGGCGCTCGAGGCCGTTGCAGGCGTCAGCGGAGTCGATCGGTTGCACACGAACTTCGAGGTGGAACGGGCGAGCGAAAGCGCGCTCGATCGGACAGCCGGAGCGGCTGGGTCGCATCCTTCGATTTCGACTCCCCACCCGACCGTCACGACCGGATCCACGGCCGCAACGTACGGTCTCGAGCAGAGTAACGCGACGACGGTCTGGGACGAGTACGACACCCGGGGAGCGGGGACCACCGTGGCCGTGCTCGATACCGGAGTCGACGTCGACAACCACACCGATCTCGAGGCGGCGCTCGTCGAGGACGGATGGTACGACACTATCGACGGGAGTGCGACTCCGGGCGACGTCGAGGGTCACGGGACCCACGTTAGCGGGACCGTCGTCGGGTACCAGACCGATAGCGGTGTCCACTACGGTGTCGCACCCGAAGCCGGATTGTTACACGCCAAAGTGCTCGACGACGCAGGGTCCGGATCACTCGAGGACGTTCTCGACGGCCTCCAGTGGGCACTCGACCACGACAGCGACGTCGACGCCGTGGCGATGTCTCTCGGCGCGAAGGGGTACGTCAGTGCGTTCATCGAGCCGGTTCAGAACGCTCGAGAGATGGGGGTCGTCGTTGTGTCGTCGTCTGGAAACAAGGACGATGGCACGTCGACGTCGCCCGGAAACGTCTACGAAACGTTCGCCGTCGGTTCGACCAACGACCGGTACGAGGTCGCCCAATCGTCGAGCGGCGAAGAGATCGATACCGACGACGCGTGGGGTGACGACGCCCCCGACGAGTGGCCCGACGAGTACGTCGTTCCAGACGTCGTTGCACCGGGTGTCGGCGTTACGAGTGCCGTTCCCGGTGGGGAGTTCGAGAAAAAATCCGGCACGAGCATGGCTGCACCACACGTCGCAGGGTCGGTTGCCCTCTTGCGATCGATCGACGGCGACCTCGAGCCGGACGAACTCGAGTCAGTTCTCGAGGGGACGGCCTGGAAACCAGACGGCGCGCCGGACGAGCAGGACACGAGGTACGGCCACGGGATCATCGACGTGCACGCAGCAGCACTCGAGGTGACTGGGACAGGATCGATCGCCGGAGCCGTTACCGCCAGCGGCGATTCGAGTGCTGTCAGCACCGAAGACGTCGTCTCGAGCGGCGAGCCGATCGAGAACGCCTCGGTGACCGTCACCAACGAGGCCGGAACGACCTGGAACGCGACGACGGACGAGGACGGCTCCTACGAGCTGACGGCTCTCCCGACGAGCGTCGGACCCGAGAACGAGTACGACGTCACCGTCGACGCGGGTGCAAATTACACCACGGAGACAGTTTCCGGGGT is a genomic window of Natrarchaeobaculum aegyptiacum containing:
- the hjc gene encoding Holliday junction resolvase Hjc, translating into MSQAKGDRRERELVNALDEAGFAVMRAPASGSATERELPDVLAGNGEDFYAIEAKSSSGKPIYLTGEEVEALIYFARNFGAKPRIGVRFDREDWYFFHPGDLHVTDGGNYRVKKETALADGTDFPEFVGDSVKVTLAEVGQKQSGPDDEILRILNAVKQDVMDVEEAAEMLE
- a CDS encoding CPBP family intramembrane glutamic endopeptidase is translated as MDTPQRSSSSTPTGGPITAVLVAIGLSAFGIAATQVTTAPAFLLEPGLATAPGEAPVSVRTLFFVLNFLGFVLAGAIYLAVTNRGWDYVDLRVPTVRDWLYVVGGIGVSILFYVVVALLLTVIDLPASENQVVEFIGGDPEMVLIMIAIVFFVNAPAEEFLFRNVVQKRLYDAFSRMQAVVGASLIFALVHLPVYVINADSALATAVSLTVVFGGSLIFGYLYAKTDNLVAPTAAHAAFNAVQFALLYLGMVLDLESVESTPTGLLAAVGPVVGW